Below is a window of Brassica napus cultivar Da-Ae chromosome A5, Da-Ae, whole genome shotgun sequence DNA.
TTGAGGATTTAAGTTGAACCTAGACTTCATCTGAGAGAAATAATCCCGGCCGGCTTGGATCATTCCTGCGTGGCAACAAGCTGATAATAAACCTATGAAAGTTATCTCATCTGGCGCTATCCCTGCATCAATCATTTCATTAAAGTATGATATAGCAGCGGATGCATCTCCGTGAAGAGCCAAGCCACCGATAATAGATGTGTACGTAAGTGAGTTTCTTGTTTTCATTCCATGGAAAACACTGCGAGCTTCTGAGATGTTACCACATTTGGCATACATGTCGATCAACGAAGTCCCTAGCGCAACATTGAGACTGAGATTATGTTTCTCGATGTATCGATGGATCCAAACCCCTACATCAAGAGCACCAAGCTGAGAACACGCAGAGAGGCAATGAATCATGGTGATTTCATCAGGCTTTGTGCTGCTCGTCTGCATCTCCTGGAACAACGCCAAAGCATCTTGAGCACGCTTGGCATGGACTAATCCACCGATCATAGCATTCCACAACACAACATCTTTCTCGTCCATCTCATCGAAAAGCTTCCTAGCATCATCAAGCAAACCACTTCTAGCATACCCTGAAATCATCGTAGTCCACGACACGATCGTTCTCTTCTCCATTCTATCAAATATCATCCTTGCCTCGTGAACATCTCCGCATTTTGAGAACATATCAATGAGAGTATTAGCAAGAGGAAGAGTCATTCGAACTCCATTATCTATTATGTATCCATAAAACTCTCTCCCAAGCTTCAAACTTCCCAGCATAGCACAGGATGAAACTAACGCGATCATCGTCACATAATCAGCGTCAATCCCTTCAGATTCCATCTCCTTATAAACCTCTATCGCCTTCTCAGCCTGACCCATCTTCTTATACCCATTAATCAACGAGTTCCAAGAAACCACATCTCTGACAGGactttcatcgaacaccttccgcGCATTCCCCATCTCACCAAAACAAGCAAGCATATGAATCGAAGCGTTATGCACATGAGAGACCAACTCCAATCCCAACTTGAGAACATGCCCAAGAATCATAAGACCTAATCTACTCAACTCGAGATCAGCACAAACCTTGAACAAAACAGGGTAAGTAAAATGATCAGGTCGTGACTCGCCACCGTCTCTAAGCATCTCCTTGTAGATCAAAACCGCGTCTTTAGGGTTCGGGCTCTCGGAGAATCCTTTGATCGTGACGTTCCATGAGAACGCGTTAGGGTTGTCGAGTCCTCTCAGAAGCTTCACGCAGTAATCGAGGTTGCGAGATTTCGATAAGGTGCAGAAGTTGATTAGTCGGCTTGAGTCGGACGGGTCGAGAATCGAGGCGGTGATTGTCATCTGAGCTTGAATCTGCTTCAAGTGGGGCAAGGATTCGCATTTTTGGAGTAATGAGAGAAAAGGGTTGTGGGGAACGAGACGGTGTGTGGAGTTATGGTTGGTGGGTTTGTCTTTGTGATGAGGAAGGGAGCGAGTTCGACGATGAGAGTGAGTGTACAATGAGCGGTTTAGTTTGGGTATCAGAGGGAGAAGAAGCTTGGATTTGCTCACGTTCGAAATGTTCATTGGCCGCCGCTGATTGTCGTCGGCGAAGGAGGTCGCCAGGAGAGAGAAAGACgtcatcttcttctctcctcGGAGAGGACATATAATTGGGCTTCAGGCCCAGTGAGCTAGGGCTTTTTGAGATATATGATATACTTTGCCGGTAGTTTTGTGGGAAAATGGTCATAAAGAATAACCTGAGTTTTCCTCAATAATTACAAACTTATGCCACtggatttatatttatactacGTCGTTTAGCATAAAAGAAGACAATCACGATCTGTATAGCCCAATAGTTGGCTGGTTTGCAACTGGAATTATAATGTTTTGGGCTTATTAATCATGATGGCCCAGATCATAATCAGAACTTATatttattcaaaatcaaactgaaTAATCTTTATCCAATTGTCTTATAACGAACCTAAACCATTACAAACTAAAACGTCAAATCATTGGTTTGAGAAAACATGTAATTTAATTTAGACCAAGATGAGATGATGTCGTTCACATTCTGTACTTAACCatttcttaacatttttttgtttcttagttGAATATGAAAATCAACATTCTgtatttatatgatataaaatacatatatgtatatatatatataattttcaatatagtatttttattaacaaattATGTTCACACCGTATATTAATACatagttagatttttttttttaaaatactaaagTATATAGCACaatacaataataaaaatatggtctgaataatatacTAAAGTATCACACCTGAAAcgatatattttttgtgttttgaaatatatttgtaaatatcagaaaaataatattatcaaaaaccaaaaaacttaTGCGGACATGTGATCTATGTGATCTATCTAAGATGGAAACGAAAGCGGGTACGTAGAAGCCGAAGCGTATATAAACGCAAGAGcgagattaaaaaaaagagaagtagGTATGTGTTGGAAGTGTATatccatatatacatatatatatagggcaaatctccaaaatagcacatttctaagtttatatcacaaaaacagcactcaaaaactaaaatgaccaaaatagcattttatcttttaaaaaatttaaatttttttatttttcaaaatttgaaatcttatccacaaaacctcacttctcaactctaaaccctaaaaactaaactctaaaccctaaaccctaaattctaaactctaaaccccaccccttgagtgctatttttgtgatttttggccttgagtgctagtttgggaacaaaaacttgatttagtgctattttggtctttttctcatatatatatatatatatatacagtgaaacctctataaattaataatgttgggactacaccaaaactatatttttttattaatttatagagttattaatttatcgatatattaattgaaccaaaaactcagtttggaactataaaattatattattttatagatatttttagtgtatattaatttatagagtattaatttaaagaggttatactgtatatattaatatataagaattttaaaaaaaattaagactaaagtttatatgatttaaatttaaaatgaagcatttattcatttattataattttgaaatgatttcagattaaaactataaaaatacatataaattaaatttaaaatagaatattataattattatttttaatacttcataattaattgacacaatatatttgaatatacgatttatctttaataaaaacctcaatgcataaatataatttatagtattaattttaatatatgtatatttctattctctctattcaatactattaaaatttgaatttatataaattaagaactataattttatatttttactgaTATATGGCATCGTGTCTTTTTTAAAGAACAAAAGCGTGATTCTGAATTGGATTCGTAAGCTTCTAAtgtg
It encodes the following:
- the LOC125609526 gene encoding pentatricopeptide repeat-containing protein At2g22410, mitochondrial-like, with amino-acid sequence MTSFSLLATSFADDNQRRPMNISNVSKSKLLLPLIPKLNRSLYTHSHRRTRSLPHHKDKPTNHNSTHRLVPHNPFLSLLQKCESLPHLKQIQAQMTITASILDPSDSSRLINFCTLSKSRNLDYCVKLLRGLDNPNAFSWNVTIKGFSESPNPKDAVLIYKEMLRDGGESRPDHFTYPVLFKVCADLELSRLGLMILGHVLKLGLELVSHVHNASIHMLACFGEMGNARKVFDESPVRDVVSWNSLINGYKKMGQAEKAIEVYKEMESEGIDADYVTMIALVSSCAMLGSLKLGREFYGYIIDNGVRMTLPLANTLIDMFSKCGDVHEARMIFDRMEKRTIVSWTTMISGYARSGLLDDARKLFDEMDEKDVVLWNAMIGGLVHAKRAQDALALFQEMQTSSTKPDEITMIHCLSACSQLGALDVGVWIHRYIEKHNLSLNVALGTSLIDMYAKCGNISEARSVFHGMKTRNSLTYTSIIGGLALHGDASAAISYFNEMIDAGIAPDEITFIGLLSACCHAGMIQAGRDYFSQMKSRFNLNPQLKHYSVMVDLLGKAGLLEEAEKLMETMPMEADAAVWGALFFGCKMHRNVVLGEKAAKKLLELDPGDSGIYVLLDKMYGEANMWEDAKKARRMMNERGVEKTPGFSSIKVNGVYFEFIVRDKSRPESEKIYDCLNCLGRHMGSSEVPEMRLL